The proteins below come from a single Cervus canadensis isolate Bull #8, Minnesota chromosome 2, ASM1932006v1, whole genome shotgun sequence genomic window:
- the LOC122434928 gene encoding filaggrin-2-like, producing MTNLLRSVVTVIDTFYKYTKQDGECATLSKDELKELLEKEFRPILKNPDDPDTVDVIMHMLDRDHDRRLDFTEFLLMIFKLAMACNKVLSKQYCKASGSKKRRHSRRHQEEESETEGEEEDTSGQNSGYRYSSWSEGEEHGYSSEGSRGTPKHRHGSGSRRLRRQGGLSSSENQKGFEKRRHGSSSGYSWSNDKERHGSSSGELEGKRNKSHVSPSRVSGDEYKFGSKSGRGRGHGGLSYEYESNSTQSNCAGQKHGSGSKCSGDGGRESHACGSSNSGGCGRRKNTSSYCQAGRFGEQGNQSSCTQSGYQSGSSGEGPRCISGGWASGYGQHEPSSCSQSTRQKGYGYKTCGQPQNCGGQQGTVSYQSSCCGQYGSGVSQSSTYGQQGSGSCGYSSNSHQKRCGSNETSKCSQHRSSSGQSSGFGQHGSGSGQYFGFGHGGCGSGQSSGFGHHESTSGQSCYGQHGSGSCQHSGARQYGSGSAQSSSFGNQKSISGQSTCGQHGSGSSQSSGFGQHGSSSGQSFGFEHHDCRSQQSGYGHHELGSGQSPSIDQQGSRSSQSSSFGHHESGSDQSSRDSERHSEVSERHSGSTHGQAGSQHGESGATVTRRHGTGHGQSGDTTRHGHSSQGQSTRSGSRQAGRQGSSHSEASDSERHSEVSERHSGSTHGQAGSQHGESGATVRGRHGTADGQSGDTTRHGHSRQGQSTRSGSRQAGRQGSSHSEASDSERHSEVSERHSGSTHGQAGSQHGESGATVRGRHGTAHGQSGDTTRHGHSSQGQSTRSGSRQAGRQGSSHSEASDSERHSEVSERHSGSTHGQAGSQHGQSGAAVRGRHGTAHGQSGDTTRHGHFSQGQSTRSGSRQAVKNRIKSQ from the exons ATGACCAATCTCTTGAGAAGCGTTGTCACCGTAATTGATACTTTCTACAAATACACCAAGCAGGATGGGGAGTGTGCCACACTGAGCAAGGATGAACTAAAGGAACTTCTGGAGAAAGAGTTTCGTCCGATTCTGAAG AACCCAGATGATCCAGACACAGTGGATGTCATCATGCATATGCTGGATCGAGATCATGACCGAAGACTGGACTTTACTGAGTTTCTTCTGATGATATTCAAACTGGCTATGGCCTGCAACAAGGTTCTCAGCAAACAATACTGCAAAGCTTCAGGGTCAAAGAAGCGCAGGCATAGTCGCCGACACcaagaggaagaaagtgaaactgaaggtGAAGAAGAGGACACATCAGGACAAAACTCAGGTtacagatattcaagttggagtGAGGGAGAGGAGCATGGTTATAGTTCTGAGGGCTCTAGGGGAACTCCAAAACACAGACACGGGTCTGGCTCCAGAAGGCTGAGAAGGCAAGGTGGTTTATCTAGCTCAGAGAACCAAAAGGGATTTGAAAAAAGGCGCCATGGGTCCAGCTCTGGTTACTCATGGAGTAATGACAAAGAAAGACATGGTTCCAGCTCTGGAGAActggagggaaaaagaaacaaatcacaTGTTAGCCCCTCTAGGGTATCTGGGGATGAATACAAGTTTGGATCAAAGAGTGGTAGAGGGAGAGGTCATGGTGGTCTGTCATATGAATATGAATCAAACTCTACTCAGTCAAATTGTGCAGGACAAAAACATGGGTCTGGCTCTAAATGTTCAGGAGATGGTGGGAGGGAAAGTCATGCATGTGGTTCCAGCAATTCAGGTGGATGTGGAAGACGAAAAAACACTTCTAGTTATTGTCAGGCAGGTAGATTTGGAGAGCAAGGAAACCAATCTAGCTGTACCCAATCAGGTTATCAATCAGGAAGTAGTGGAGAAGGTCCTAGATGTATCTCAGGAGGTTGGGCCTCTGGATATGGTCAACATGAGCCTAGCTCCTGTAGCCAGTCTACTAGGCAGAAAGGATATGGATATAAAACATGTGGTCAACCACAGAATTGTGGAGGACAACAGGGAACAGTTTCATATCAGTCCTCTTGTTGTGGACAATACGGGTCAGGAGTAAGTCAGTCTTCTACTTATGGTCAACAGGGATCTGGTTCCTGTGGATACTCTTCAAACTCTCATCAAAAGAGGTGTGGTTCAAATGAAACTTCTAAATGTAGTCAACATAGATCCAGCTCAGGTCAATCTTCTGGCTTTGGCCAACATGGGTCAGGCTCAGGTCAGTATTTTGGCTTTGGACATGGTGGGTGTGGCTCAGGTCAGTCCTCTGGCTTTGGACACCATGAGTCTACATCAGGTCAGTCTTGCTATGGCCAACATGGGTCAGGCTCATGTCAGCACTCTGGTGCTAGACAATATGGATCAGGCTCAGCTCAGTCCTCTAGCTTTGGAAACCAGAAGTCTATATCAGGACAGTCTACCTGTGGCCAACATGGATCTGGTTCCAGTCAGTCCTCAGGCTTTGGCCAACATGGTTCAAGCTCTGGTCAGTCCTTTGGCTTTGAACACCATGACTGTAGATCACAGCAGTCTGGTTATGGCCATCATGAGTTGGGCTCAGGTCAATCACCTAGCATAGATCAACAAGGGTCAAGATCAAGTCAGTCTTCTAGCTTTGGACATCATGAGTCTGGCTCAGATCAGTCCTCTAGGGACAGTGAAAGGCATTCAGAAGTCTCAGAGAGACACTCAGGATCCACTCATGGGCAGGCTGGATCTCAACATGGAGAGTCAGGAGCCACAGTGACAAGGAGACATGGAACTGGTCATGGGCAGTCAGGAGACACCACCAGACATGGCCACTCCAGTCAGGGACAATCTACACGGTCAGGGTCCAGGCAGGCGGGAAGACAGGGATCCAGTCACAGTGAGGCTAGCGACAGTGAGAGGCATTCAGAAGTCTCAGAGAGACACTCAGGATCCACTCATGGGCAGGCTGGATCTCAACATGGAGAGTCTGGAGCCACGGTTAGAGGGAGACACGGAACTGCTGATGGGCAGTCAGGAGACACCACCAGACATGGCCACTCTCGTCAGGGACAATCTACACGGTCAGGGTCCAGGCAGGCGGGAAGACAGGGATCCAGTCACAGTGAGGCTAGCGACAGTGAGAGGCATTCAGAAGTCTCAGAGAGACACTCAGGATCCACTCATGGGCAGGCTGGGTCTCAACATGGAGAGTCAGGAGCCACAGTGAGAGGGAGACACGGAACTGCTCATGGGCAGTCAGGAGACACCACCAGACATGGCCACTCCAGTCAGGGACAATCTACACGATCAGGGTCCAGGCAGGCGGGAAGACAGGGATCCAGTCACAGTGAGGCTAGCGACAGTGAGAGGCATTCAGAAGTCTCAGAGAGACACTCAGGATCCACTCATGGGCAGGCTGGATCTCAACATGGACAGTCAGGAGCCGCAGTGAGAGGGAGACACGGAACTGCTCATGGGCAGTCAGGAGACACCACCAGACATGGCCACTTCAGTCAGGGACAATCTACACGGTCAGGGTCCAGGCAGGCGGTGAAGAACAGGATCAAGTCACAGTGA
- the LOC122434933 gene encoding filaggrin-2-like, translating to MGSQETPPDMATPVRDNLHGQGPGRREDRDPVTVRLATVRGIQKSQRDTQDPLMGRPGSQHGESGATVRGRHGTAHGQSGDTTRHGHSSQGQSTRSGSRQAGRQGSSHSEASDSERHSEVSERHSGSTHGQAGSQHGESGATVRGRHGTAHGQSGDTTRHGHSGHGQSTWSNRHSSHTDAHSDKSHSTSQISGRQRHRSDQAWRHGSYGSAEYDYGQSGYGPSGGSRTSSRNSSPFRSTDRAAAKRASSYGLSVSSFYYMGSKATEKIGRQDSSHEQSEISDGLSIDSHNHSGFGATGGQGSSHRHSVATQEQSRDILVQSARWGSPHSSQLRNHSASDHGKPLSAHSHSDSSSTRSQTSHSDSKGYSEYLGEKSHEQSELRYRQSEFNTIDVPESSHQHLGDSSSHDLVRSSTNLATQGSSDGQSGHIQGQSGFSTNERQVYSHGQSRDSYGQSSGSHSFDSQVPLGTEENSFRYLSSSVTTWSGERQKQESGSSPSGTMRKYNQDVDDKQTRDSEVRVYHGRERTDSGSFYLDSNTPLYEYIKEQRCYYFE from the coding sequence ATGGGCAGTCAGGAGACACCACCAGACATGGCCACTCCAGTCAGGGACAATCTACACGGTCAGGGTCCAGGCAGGCGGGAAGACAGGGATCCAGTCACAGTGAGGCTAGCGACAGTGAGAGGCATTCAGAAGTCTCAGAGAGACACTCAGGATCCACTCATGGGCAGGCCTGGATCTCAACATGGAGAGTCTGGAGCCACGGTGAGAGGGAGACACGGAACTGCTCATGGGCAGTCAGGAGACACCACCAGACATGGCCACTCCAGTCAGGGACAATCTACACGGTCAGGGTCCAGGCAGGCGGGAAGACAGGGATCCAGTCACAGTGAGGCTAGCGACAGTGAAAGGCATTCAGAAGTCTCAGAGAGACACTCAGGATCCACTCATGGGCAGGCTGGATCTCAACATGGAGAGTCAGGAGCCACAGTGAGAGGGAGACACGGAACTGCTCATGGGCAGTCAGGAGACACCACCAGACATGGCCACTCTGGTCATGGGCAATCCACATGGTCAAACAGACATTCAAGTCACACTGATGCCCATTCTGATAAAAGTCATTCTACATCACAGATTAGTGGCAGACAAAGACATAGATCTGATCAAGCCTGGAGACATGGAAGTTATGGGAGTGCCGAATATGACTATGGGCAGTCTGGTTATGGACCTTCTGGTGGTAGCAGAACAAGCAGTCGTAATTCTAGTCCTTTTAGGTCAACAGACAGAGCTGCAGCTAAGCGAGCATCTAGTTATGGACTATCAGTTTCTAGTTTCTACTACATGGGATCAAAAGCAACTGAAAAAATAGGAAGACAAGATTCAAGTCATGAACAATCAGAGATAAGTGATGGGCTGTCAATTGATTCCCATAACCATTCTGGATTTGGTGCAACTGGAGGTCAGGGATCTAGTCATAGACATTCAGTAGCAACTCAGGAACAGTCAAGAGATATCCTTGTTCAGTCTGCAAGGTGGGGGTCTCCTCATAGCAGTCAGCTTAGGAACCACTCTGCATCTGACCATGGAAAACCCTTATCAGCCCACAGCCATTCAGATTCTAGTTCAACTAGAAGTCAAACCTCCCACAGTGATAGTAAGGGGTATTCAgaatatttgggggaaaagagTCATGAACAATCAGAATTGAGGTATAGACAATCAGAGTTCAATACAATAGACGTACCTGAATCCAGCCATCAGCACTTGGGAGATTCATCTTCTCATGATCTGGTAAGATCCAGCACAAATTTAGCAACACAGGGATCAAGTGATGGACAATCAGGACATATTCAAGGTCAGTCTGGATTCAGCACCAATGAAAGACAAGTATATAGCCATGGCCAGTCAAGGGACAGCTATGGGCAGTCAAGTGGCAGTCACTCATTTGATAGCCAAGTCCCTTTGGGAACTGAAGAAAATAGTTTTAGGTATTTATCAAGCAGTGTAACCACATGGAGTGGGGAAAGGCAAAAACAAGAGTCTGGATCAAGTCCATCAGGgaccatgagaaaatacaatCAGGATGTTGATGATAAGCAGACAAGAGACTCTGAGGTCAGAGTTTACCATGGAAGAGAGAGAACGGATTCAGGTTCCTTTTACTTAGATAGCAACACCCCACTCTATGAATATATCAAAGAACAAAGGTGCTATTACTTTGAATAA